Part of the Pseudomonas sp. M30-35 genome is shown below.
AATCGGCAGCGCACCGGGCAGCGCTTCACTGCTGAAGTGATTGGCAAAGCCAGATAAGTAGGCGAGGTCGTCAGTGTTCATGGTTTTATTTTTGTGTAATTGAATTACGATAAGCGTAACTCTGGATATGCTGGGCGTCAAACAGCGCATAAGTCAGCGCCTGAAACCGCCGGCTTAGAGGGTTTTCAGCAATGTATGAATGTTCTTTAGAGGCGCGCGCGGACGGTGCCCGCGTAGTGAGCAGGCTGTATCGTGGGGAGGACTAAGCTATTTTCCGGATGTTTTGTTCTAACTGGCGCTGAAGACGGTAGAGGTGACTAAACCCTTGCTCCCAGCGGTTGTGGCCCGATGACACATTGATATGCCCGACTCCCCGCAGAATAGACACTTCGCTCCCCCAATTTTGCGCCAGTTGAAGGGCGCGCTCAGGACTGGCTGCCGAGTCGTTGTCTGAGCCAATTAGCTGGCTAGGGAAGGGCAGCCTGGCGCTTGGGATAGGCGCAAAGTTGCGCAGTGGATCAGGGCAGTTCAGTCGCTCTACGTCGGCAGGAGCTACCAGCAGGGCTCCCAGCACGCGGTTAACCAGTTGCTTTGGCGCTTGCGCCGCCCAATGGGCCACCGTGACACAACCCAAGCTATGAGCAATGAGCACTAC
Proteins encoded:
- a CDS encoding alpha/beta hydrolase, giving the protein MPEQAIRYLIIPGWHGSPDEHWQSHWQRVLPNSSRVEQDNWQYPQKSSWVEQLHAAIADDTRPVVLIAHSLGCVTVAHWAAQAPKQLVNRVLGALLVAPADVERLNCPDPLRNFAPIPSARLPFPSQLIGSDNDSAASPERALQLAQNWGSEVSILRGVGHINVSSGHNRWEQGFSHLYRLQRQLEQNIRKIA